Genomic segment of Sporocytophaga myxococcoides:
TTTTTTACCAGATCACAATGGCAATCAGCAGGATTTACAGTTCCCTGGGTGAATGGTTTTGATGCTAACAGGGCAGTTATTGATGGAGAATATTCAAAAAGTGGTTCAAATGCTCTTCGTCTTTATTATCCTAAGGGGCAATTTGGTACAGCGAATACGGGAGGGCAAGCGCCTTTGATGGTTCCCCCTCAGGATGAATATTTTATTTCTTATTACGTTCGATTTAGCGAAGATTTTAGCTGGGGAACGAACAGTGAAGGTGGTAAGCTTCCTGGTTTGGCCGGAGGCGGGCGTTGCAGTGGTTGTGCAACGTGCACAGGAAGTAATGGATTTACTGCAAGGTTGATGTGGCGTACTAATGGTAAAGCAGTTATTTACTTATATCATTTGAATAAAGTCAATCCACCTTGCGGAGATAATTATGATATCGTTGTAGATGGAAAAACTTTATATTTTGAGAAAGGCCAATGGTATAAAATTTCTCAGAGGGTAAAAGTGAATACAGGCACTAATAAGGACGGGGAAGTTGAAATGTGGATTAATGATCAGCATGCACAAATAAAGCTTTATAACGGCTCTCTGGTTGATAAGCTTTCAGGGATTCAGTTTGTAAGTAATGGAGATAAAGTGGATGCACTTTATTTTTCAACATTTCATGGGGGAAGTACAACAGACTGGGCTCCTCTTGTGGATTCCTATGTATGGTTTGATGACATTGTTATTTCAACCAAGGTAACAGATGTTGTTAATGGTACTGTTACTTCGAATTGGCAAACGTCCGGAAGTAATAACTCCGGTATATCTCCCATACCTGTGAAACAGAATGAGGTCGTGTATGTGCATGGAGTGGCAGAAAATTCTACTATAGAATGGATAGATATGATGGGGAAGGTTTTTGCTAAAAGTATGGTAGATAAAGGAGGTATTGTCTTTGTTCCTCCGGTTAATAACGGCATTTATCTTATCAAATATTTTGATAGAAATGAAGTTGTGATGAAGCGAATTGTTGTGGAGTAAAGGAGTAGGGTTTTAGATTTATTGTTTAAATTTATTGAAATTTTATTTAGTTATTTGAAATGTTTTTATTTTTCTTTTTTCTATTCATCATTGTTCCATTTGTGTTAGGGGTAATGAAAATTATTTTTTGGATCAAAAAATCAGTAGAGAAAAAATCTCCTGAATTTTTAGCTAATGAGAAGATTGAAATGCGGGATGTTGTTGATGATCTGAAAGATGGTATTCACAATTGGAAGGAATACGGTGTTTCTGAAATTTCAAGTCGTGCCAATTATAGATTCGTTAAAAGTTTTACCAGACAATTTACAGGACATTTATAGTCTCTTGATAGTACTCCCCTAATCGCATTTCAGAGAATTGAGAGGGGACTTAAAGTAGATTGCAGGATACTTGCTGCAACAACAGACTTTTATATTTATTATGAATATAACGGAACTGAAATTACATTCTTTTATAATGATAAGTACTTTGGGAAAATGGACAGTCAGTTTAATATTATAAATTCATCTGGTGCTGTTATTGGATCGGTAAATCATTATGATGATGCTGGATATTCAGTTGTTATTAATAAAAAGAAGGTTGCATTTGTGATAAGGGAAGTTGACATGTCAACTATAAGAAAAAATCCTTTTTATGATAGTGATAGACGAACGTCCAGAAATAACCCCATATTCATTAGAAAAGATCAGATGGAAGCGCATGCAAGAGTGGTAGTGGAAGATGGAATCAACGAGGAAGAGATTAAGTGGGTGACAGCGATAGGTATCTTTGAATCTGTTTACCATGGATTTGATTTTTTAAACGTTTAGTTTACTATTGAGGATCAACTGCTTCAGATTTTTTTTTAACGACATGTTTTTTTTTGATAATTAAGTAAGTGGTTAATTCTTAATAGGTACTGTGTATGTTTTTTAAAATGTACATATTTTGTTTACATATGGGAGTAATTATTTCATGTTTATTTTTGAGGAAGCTACATATTGCTGTATTTTTAATAATAAATATATTTTAACATGATAAAACTAAATTTTTTTAAATCGTTTCTATTCCTATTGTTATTAGGAATATCTGTTTCTTGTAAAAAGGGAAGTGATCCTGCTCCTTCTTCTAACAACTCTAATACTGGAGGCAATAATGGAGGTAGTAATAATGGAGTAACTTTTTTAAAGGTAGGTACGACACACACGTATCTTTATACTGGTTTTTTTGGTGGAACTGTTACTACCAAAGTCGAACAGGAAGTTGGTAAAGATACTTTTATGGTAAGGAACTCTTCAGAAGAAGTTACTACAATTTACCCAACAGTATTTTATGTATTAAAAGATGGAAATCTTTATAGCTCTTTCAGACTAAGAGATCCGAATACTTATTTTATAAGATGCAAGTTTAATGTTCCTGTAGGAACTTCATGGAGCGGAACGGAAAATGGTAGCGCTTTTACCTGTACCATTGATTCTTTAAATGCTACTGTAAATACGGGGAAGGGACTTGTTAAGGATGCTGTAAAAGTAAAAATAGTTATTGGTGCCAGAACAACTTATAATTATTATTCTCCGACAATAGGCTTGTTGGGAACTGGTTCTTTCGGATCTGATGCAGAGGCGCAACTAGAGGATTATACTATTTCTAATCTGGCACCTTCTGGAGCAGCGTATCCGATTACTTTCGGAGATTATGCATTTATGAAAGTAGGTAATAAATGGAGATATTCTGAATCAATATTTGGGGGTGATGAAGACTTCGTCAATATAAGCATAGAAAGCAAATTGCCGAATGCCAATATTTACAAGGTAAAGGTAGCATATGAATCAGATGCATCAAAAACAGCATATCAATATTGGTATGAAGATAATGGATTGTTGATGGTTTATGAGGACGGTGAAAGTTTACTTAGTGCAGATCCTATTTATATGAATGAATCTATTGCAAAAGTTGGGTATGGCTGGGCTGGAAGAACAGGTTTGAATACGTTGTTTATATATAAAATAACAGACCTTGATTCACCTCAAACTACCTATTGGGGAGAGCTCCCATCGATGGGGATCTCCGTTTCCAATGGTTTGTTTGCTGCACAAACCAATTACTGGAATAAAGATAAGGGTAATGTTTTGGTTTCGGGACTGCTTTCTCGGGATGTAGTATCTACTAATGTTAGAAAAGGATCTGAAAATAGAATTATTATTCCTGGAATTAATTTTTAAACATATTTAATTACAATGTAAGTCTGATCCCAGGAGCGGACTTACATTGTTTCTTGTTTTTATTTATTTCTTGATTTTTTATCTGAAGATCTTTTTTGCCCAGCTATAAGAATAAGTCTGAAACTGATGTCTCTCTGTTTTTTTGCGAATTGCGCTACTAATTGGGTTGGTGTATGATGCAATCGGATTAACGATAGTTGGGAAGTCAACATCTTTTAATGATATAGGAGAGGAGACATCTTGCCTTCCTTCTGTTAATCCTGCTTCATTACGTGTCGAACTTAAGGAAGCTACTTTAACTTTAAATGATGTAAAATACACACTTGCAAGTGTAAAAAGATCATTAAGAGGAGAAACAATTCCTGCTGATACTATTCGTTTAAGACAAGCAAAGGAAAAGGTAGCTCAAATAAATGCCCAGATAAAAAAGAAGGGACAGAAATGGATTGCTGGAGAGGCTGTCTTCATAAGGACAGCCTCATTAGTTTTTTTATTCTGCTCATTTGAAAATTATGAGTTTCCTCTGTTAGTCATTTAAATGGAATAGTTATCTGCATTTTTTTAATAATTAATCCGATTGTTTACCTTTTTAAGGACTCCGTGTAAAGTTAAAATCTCTGAAAGACTTTAATGAGGCTGGCTAATAATCTATTAGCTTTTGTCGAAACCTCAGGTTTTGAAGAATTTCTATTTTATGATACAACATTAATTAAAATGAAAAGAATACTTACTAAAGGACTCTTATTATTCTCATTCCTTATGGGAGCTCATTTCTTTGCAAATGCTCAGGATCCGAACTTTCACATTTATTTGTGTTTCGGGCAATCCAATATGGAAGGGCAGGGTACTATTGAAAGTCAGGATCAAACCGTGGACAGCCGATTCAGAATAATGCAAGCGGTTAATTGTTCAGGAAAACCACAGGAAACCTGGCGTACAGCAACTCCACCATTATCCAGATGTAACACAGGGCTAGGTCCTGCTGATTATTTCGGCCGTGAAATGGTTAAAAATCTTCCGTCAAATATTAAAGTAGGTATAGTGCATGTGGCTATTGCAGGCTGTAAGATAGAGCTGTTTGATAAGGTTAATTATGCCAGCTATGCTAATGGAGAGCAACAGTGGATGAAGGATATTATTGCACAATATGGTGGAAATCCTTATGGAAGACTTGTGCAGTTGGCAAAGCTTGCACAGAAAGATGGAGTGATAAAGGGTATCCTGATGCATCAGGGTGAATCCAATAGCGGAGAGACTGCGTGGCCTAATAAGGTAAAAGGCGTATATCAAAATCTTTTAACTGACCTTGGCCTTACAGCTAATAATGTACCACTGTTGGTTGGTCAGGTTGTAGATGCAGCTCAGGGAGGATTATGTGCCGCTCATAACAATATTATTAATAATATAAGCAATACTATTCCTACTGCACATGTTATTTCCTCAAGTGGTTGTATAGCAGTAAGCGATAAATTGCATTTTACATCTGCTGGTTACAGATTGTTGGGTACAAGGTATGCACAAAAAATGTTGACATTGCTTCCTCCACAGGAAGACGCACCTCCAACTATTACATCCATTTTAAGTAATACTACCGTGGTGGAGAATCAAACACTTACCTTAACCATCGGTGCAAGCGGTTCTGATCTTAAATACGTTTGGTATAGAAATGATCAGATTATTAATGCAGCTACTTCGGCAGCACTTACCATTCCTAATATTGATGCCAGTTATGATAAAAGTACTTTTAAAGTTGTAGTTTCAAATAAGTTTGGAACGGTAACAAGTAATACAATAACCCTTACGGTTACAGATTTTATTGGAGCTAAAGTTGTAAAGACATTGAGCCCAGTTGTCATAGATGGCGTTGAAGATCCAATCTGGAGCAATTCCAATTTTTATCAGCTTAAAAATAAAATATTGACTGTAGATAACGATGCAGATTTAAGCGGAAAAGTTAATTTGCTTTATGATAATCAGAATTTGTATGTTTTATACACTGTTACTGACAATTTAAAACGAGCATCGTCCACAAACTTCTGGGAGAATGATGGGATTGAACTTTATATAGATGGTAACAATGATAAAGCTACAAGTTACGATGCCAATGATTTTCAGTTTGTGATCAGATATGATGCCGGTCAGATTCAGGAAGGACATAGTAAATCTGTTACAGGCATTATTGCACAAGCCACACAAAACAGCACGGGATATGTCATTGAAGCATCTATTCCATGGGCTTTAATAGGTGTGACTCCTTCAGACCGGAAAATTATTGGTTTGGATTTTCACGTAAACGATAGTGATCTTGCTTTAAGGGATGGTAAAATTTCATGGTTTGCAACACAGGATAATTCTTATTCTGATCCGTCAACTTTCGGTGTTGGAAGATTGGAAAGCCTTGTGGTGACTTCCCTCAAAGAAACAGATAAAAATACCATAGCTTTGTTTCCTAATCCTGCAAAGAACACTATCCAGATATCAGGAGTGTCAGATAGATTTACATATAGTATTATGGATTATTCCGGAAGAGAAGTGCTATCAGGAACATCTGATACTCATTTGAATATCGATAACCTGTCTCCTGGTTTTTATGCTGTATGGATACAGGAAAACTCAAAGAGAACAGTAATGAAGTTTATTAAGGAATAATACTGGGTTTTTTGAGCTTCTAAATACACAATATGCTACCCTTACTTTTATAGTTAGTTTTAGTTTATCTAGGCTCAGGTTTCAAAACCTGGGCCTTTTTTTAATAAGGTTTATAAAACATGCCTGGTTTGTTAAAGACTTTTTAAACTTTTCAAAAAAACTTTTCAATATTTGTTACCCTTTCGTCTCTTAATTTGTATATGGGGTATTCTAAAGTTTTCAAAAGATTAAACCATATATGAAAGGACCCTTTCTAAAGATCATTCAATCCTGTAAACCCTTAATTCTTATTTGTTTAGTTTTTCTCTCTATATCCGCTTATTCCAGAGAGATCAACAAAATAATTTATGATAAAAATTTAAAGGCTCTGATTGCACCCGATGCATGTCATTATCAATGGTTTTACAATGGTGAGAAGCTCAGTGAGGAGGATGCGCAGTTTATAAAACCATTACAAACAGGGGAGTATTCCGTTCAGCTTATTAATGATGAAGGTTTTTCAACTTTCCAAAGAGTTTTACTTTCTATTGATGCAACAGGTGCAGTTATAACAATATATCTTATCGGAGATTCCACAGTCTGCAATTATGCATCCTCGGCATATCCTATGACAGGATGGGGACAAGTCCTGTCTTATTTTTTCAATTCAGCCAATGTTAAAATCGATAACAGAGCAATAGGGGGGAGAAGTAGCCGGAGTTTTTATGAAGAGGGTCGGTGGACTACAGTGAAGAATGCCCTGGCATCAGGCGATTATGTCTTTATTCAATTCGGTCATAACGACCGGGATTTTTCAAAAGCCGAACGATATACTTCTGTTGATGATTATAAGAAGTTCCTTACTATCTACGTAAATGAAAGCAGAGCAAAAGGAGCTATACCAGTCCTTATCTCACCTATGGTAATGAATGCCTGGAGCAACGGAAGCATGCGCAATGTTTTTACAGAAAATGGTAACAACTATCGTGGAGGAATGCTTGAAGTCGCTACTGCATTGAATGTTCCTTTTATTGATCTGAATATGAAGTCCTGGAATCTATTTAAAGGTTTGGGGCAAAACTATATCTCGCGATTTGTTTATCATACTTATCCTGCAGGTGAATATCCTAATTATCCCAATGGAGTTACAGATGGCACGCACTTTCAGGAAATGGGTGCTATTGAAAATGCAAGAATGATTGTTCAGGGAATTTCTGAATTAACGGGAAATGCCTATATGGTTAACCTGGCTAAGTTCCTGAAACCTATGCATGAAATCAAAGTCCTTGTAAATCCAGCAGGTTCTGACCAGATGACAACCCGAACAGCAAATTATCCGGAGGGGCTTACGGTTACTTTAAAAACCTTGCCCAAAGCAGAAAGTACCTTTCAATTATGGAAAAACGCTTCCGGTGGCCAGCTTTCAACTGCAACACTTACAACTGTCAAATCAGGAATTACAGCAACAAATTACACTGCTACCTATTATGGAGCTACAACTACTTGTGCTGCCACAATCATAGCTTCCGGAGCGACTACTTTTTGCGAAGGAGGAAGTGTTACGCTGACAGCCTCTGCCGGTTCATCCTTTCTCTGGAAAAACGAAACTACTCAGGTCGGAACGTCTCAAACCTACGTAGCAAAGACATCTGGAGGTTACACTGTGGAAATAACAAATGCCAGCGGTTGCAAAGCAATAGCAGTAGCAACTACTGTAACTGTTCAAACCAAAACAATATGGTATGCTGATCTTGATGGAGATGGAAAGGGGGATTCCAAGATTTCACAATTAGCATGTACTCAGCCATCTGGTTATGTAGCAGATAACACTGATCTTTGCTCCGATGATAAAAATAAGTCAGAACCAGGAAATTGTGGTTGCGGAAAAACAGAGTTAAGTTGTATGGATTGTGCAAATGTTTTGAACGGTAATGCTACTGTGGATGCATGCGGAGCCTGTGTTGAAGGTAATACGGGAAAAAAAGCTTGCACATTTAAATATCAGGCAGAGGAGGCCTGTGAAGTGGATGGTATTAGAAATGAAGCTATCAATGCGGGTTATGAAGGTACAGGTTATGTAAATACAGATAATGCTATTGGTAAATCAGCTACGTTTTCTTTTAATGCAGCATCTTCAGGAAACTATAAGCTATTGATCAGATATGCGAATGGTGGAAATGCCACTCGCTCTTCAGGAGTCTTGGTTAATGCCATAGAACAAAACACCATATTGGTATTTCCCACTACAGGCGCTTTTACTACCTGGGCAACATTGGAGGCTGAAGCATATCTTAATGAAGGTAATAATATGTTCAGGTTAATAGCAAATACAGCTGATGGCTTGCCGAATATTGATTACATTGGTTTTACTGACAATAACATTACTTCCGGTCCCTGTTTGATTACTGGTATTAATACAGAAGGGATTGGGTCTAGTGAGATTCTTTGTTATCCTAATCCATTTTCCGGAGAAGTTACATTGCAGGCTCCTAATGAATATTCTTATTCAATTTATGATCTAACAGGGAAAGAAGTTGAGTCGGGTAAAGGACAAAATACAGGTCTCGCAGGTGATAAGTTATTACCTGGCATTTATACAATCAAGGTGAAGGCTCAAAA
This window contains:
- a CDS encoding sugar-binding protein — encoded protein: MKRILTKGLLLFSFLMGAHFFANAQDPNFHIYLCFGQSNMEGQGTIESQDQTVDSRFRIMQAVNCSGKPQETWRTATPPLSRCNTGLGPADYFGREMVKNLPSNIKVGIVHVAIAGCKIELFDKVNYASYANGEQQWMKDIIAQYGGNPYGRLVQLAKLAQKDGVIKGILMHQGESNSGETAWPNKVKGVYQNLLTDLGLTANNVPLLVGQVVDAAQGGLCAAHNNIINNISNTIPTAHVISSSGCIAVSDKLHFTSAGYRLLGTRYAQKMLTLLPPQEDAPPTITSILSNTTVVENQTLTLTIGASGSDLKYVWYRNDQIINAATSAALTIPNIDASYDKSTFKVVVSNKFGTVTSNTITLTVTDFIGAKVVKTLSPVVIDGVEDPIWSNSNFYQLKNKILTVDNDADLSGKVNLLYDNQNLYVLYTVTDNLKRASSTNFWENDGIELYIDGNNDKATSYDANDFQFVIRYDAGQIQEGHSKSVTGIIAQATQNSTGYVIEASIPWALIGVTPSDRKIIGLDFHVNDSDLALRDGKISWFATQDNSYSDPSTFGVGRLESLVVTSLKETDKNTIALFPNPAKNTIQISGVSDRFTYSIMDYSGREVLSGTSDTHLNIDNLSPGFYAVWIQENSKRTVMKFIKE
- a CDS encoding T9SS type A sorting domain-containing protein, with protein sequence MLLLSVNLYSQIVASTDFEQFSKGSFFTRSQWQSAGFTVPWVNGFDANRAVIDGEYSKSGSNALRLYYPKGQFGTANTGGQAPLMVPPQDEYFISYYVRFSEDFSWGTNSEGGKLPGLAGGGRCSGCATCTGSNGFTARLMWRTNGKAVIYLYHLNKVNPPCGDNYDIVVDGKTLYFEKGQWYKISQRVKVNTGTNKDGEVEMWINDQHAQIKLYNGSLVDKLSGIQFVSNGDKVDALYFSTFHGGSTTDWAPLVDSYVWFDDIVISTKVTDVVNGTVTSNWQTSGSNNSGISPIPVKQNEVVYVHGVAENSTIEWIDMMGKVFAKSMVDKGGIVFVPPVNNGIYLIKYFDRNEVVMKRIVVE
- a CDS encoding SGNH/GDSL hydrolase family protein, with protein sequence MKGPFLKIIQSCKPLILICLVFLSISAYSREINKIIYDKNLKALIAPDACHYQWFYNGEKLSEEDAQFIKPLQTGEYSVQLINDEGFSTFQRVLLSIDATGAVITIYLIGDSTVCNYASSAYPMTGWGQVLSYFFNSANVKIDNRAIGGRSSRSFYEEGRWTTVKNALASGDYVFIQFGHNDRDFSKAERYTSVDDYKKFLTIYVNESRAKGAIPVLISPMVMNAWSNGSMRNVFTENGNNYRGGMLEVATALNVPFIDLNMKSWNLFKGLGQNYISRFVYHTYPAGEYPNYPNGVTDGTHFQEMGAIENARMIVQGISELTGNAYMVNLAKFLKPMHEIKVLVNPAGSDQMTTRTANYPEGLTVTLKTLPKAESTFQLWKNASGGQLSTATLTTVKSGITATNYTATYYGATTTCAATIIASGATTFCEGGSVTLTASAGSSFLWKNETTQVGTSQTYVAKTSGGYTVEITNASGCKAIAVATTVTVQTKTIWYADLDGDGKGDSKISQLACTQPSGYVADNTDLCSDDKNKSEPGNCGCGKTELSCMDCANVLNGNATVDACGACVEGNTGKKACTFKYQAEEACEVDGIRNEAINAGYEGTGYVNTDNAIGKSATFSFNAASSGNYKLLIRYANGGNATRSSGVLVNAIEQNTILVFPTTGAFTTWATLEAEAYLNEGNNMFRLIANTADGLPNIDYIGFTDNNITSGPCLITGINTEGIGSSEILCYPNPFSGEVTLQAPNEYSYSIYDLTGKEVESGKGQNTGLAGDKLLPGIYTIKVKAQKSARIMSIIKR